The proteins below are encoded in one region of Peromyscus eremicus chromosome 10, PerEre_H2_v1, whole genome shotgun sequence:
- the LOC131920924 gene encoding DNA-directed RNA polymerases I, II, and III subunit RPABC5-like, translating into MIIPACCFTCRKIVGNKWDAYLGLLQAKYTEGDAQDALGLKRYCCRHMLLAHIDLIEKLLNYAPLEK; encoded by the coding sequence ATGATCATCCCAGCTTGCTGCTTCACCTGCAGGAAGATCGTCGGCAACAAATGGGACGCCTACCTGGGTCTGCTGCAGGCCAAGTACACCGAAGGGGATGCCCAGGATGCTCTGGGCCTGAAGCGCTACTGCTGTCGCCACATGCTGCTAGCACACATAGACCTGATTGAAAAGCTGCTAAACTATGCTCCCCTGGAGAAGTGA